Genomic DNA from Haloplanus sp. HW8-1:
AGATTCAATATCGGAGACGTCGATGAATGGGCGTCCCTCGTGTTGGAGGTCACCGGAAAGGAAACATCGCTTCTCGAATCGATCTCGGTCCGAAAGCTCATTCGCAAACTTGATCGCAAGATCGAAATCGGAGGACAGCGTGGACTCGCCCGAGATCTGTGATCCGAACAGGACCGCGAATGTAATCTCTGGGTCAGAGCAGACTGCCTCCTCAAGAGCAGAGACCACCTGCGAATGCTCGGCACTCGGGCTCATACCTATAATCACACTGTATCGTCACAAAAGAATTCCGTCAACACGACTTGTCTTGATATGGAATATCGGGCATTATAGTTCGATGTTCGTTCGCGATACGAGCGAACCGTTACTGGGAGTTCTCGCGAAAGTCCTGATAGAGTCGGATCAACGTGTGAACATCGAGCATCGACGCGTCTGGGAGTTCCTCCTGCATCACGTCCCGAAGGTCGCGACAGGCGAGGACGATTCGATAGTACTGTCGAGCGTCGAACCCCGTTTCTAGGGACTCGATGTTACTGCAGTCGCTGAAGAACGTCTCGAATCGCTCGTACTGGAAATTCACGTAGTCATCGGGAGAGACACCCATCAGCAGGGTCGAGACGATTCGGAGTACGTTCCCGTCGGAGACGTCCTCGCTCGCTGCAAATTCGTGGAACTGCTCCAGTCGGTCGACCAGATGTTCATCCTCCGAAAAGAGCGTCGAAAGCACCGTCGCCGCCCGTTCCGGATCGTCCTCGCACGTCTCGCGGAAATCTCCAAGTTGAACGACACCCCACCGTCCCAGTAAGTACTGTGGCACAGGTGTCGA
This window encodes:
- the mntA gene encoding type VII toxin-antitoxin system MntA family adenylyltransferase antitoxin — translated: MSPSAEHSQVVSALEEAVCSDPEITFAVLFGSQISGESTLSSDFDLAIKFANELSDRDRFEKRCFLSGDLQHEGRPFIDVSDIESLPLDVAHDAVNGELLCGDEQVFEQFKRDIEAEFDEQRETLRRQQRAVIDRIAEDGLRG